A window of Acidobacteriota bacterium genomic DNA:
GCCGCAGAACGCAAGCGAAGCGAAGTGCTGCGGCGCAGGCTACTGGAGCGGGGGGATGTGCGCTAGACGCGGCCAACCGCTACGGTCTAGAATAACCAGTTTCCTGAGAAGCGTTTACGGTTTCTCGCCAAGTGGCCCGGACGGGAGCGGGCCATTCCGATGTTCCAGGTACTCGGCTCACGCTTGCAGGACGTGTTCGGGTCGTTGCGCCGCGAGGTGCGGCTGACGCCGGAGGCGGTCGAGCGTACGTTGCGGGAGATCAGGCTGGCGCTGCTCGAGGCGGACGTCAACTTCAAGGTCGTCAAGGCCTTCATCGATCGCGTTCGCGATCGGGCCACCGAACGGGCGGTGCTGGACAGCCTCACGCCGTCCCAGCAGGTCGTTGCCATCGTTCGCGACGAGCTGCTGCAGCTCTTCGGCGAGTCCCGCGCGGGGATCTCGGCCGCGGCCGACCGGCCGCAGGTGGTGCTGCTGGTCGGATTGCAGGGCTCGGGCAAGACCACGACGACCGCCAAGCTGGGGCGTTGGCTGTCCGGCCAGGGCCGGCATCCGCTTCTGGTCTCCACCGACGTGCGGCGTCCGGCGGCTATCGAGCAGCTTGCGGTGCTCGCGCGGGACGCCGGGCTGCGGATCCACGAGGGAGACTCGGGAGACCCCGTGCGGCGCGCCACCGCGGCGGTGTCCGAGGCGCGGCAGCTCGGCTTCGACGTTCTGCTCGTGGATACCGCCGGCCGCCTCCACCTGGACGAAGAGATGATGCACGAGATCGTGGCCATCCGGGATGTCGTCAAGCCTTCGGACCTGCTGTTCGTGGCCGACGCGATGACCGGACAGGACGCGGTCCGAAGCGCCGGCGAGTTCAATCACCGGCTCGGCGTGACCGGCGTGGTTCTCACCAAGCTGGACGGCGACGCGCGGGGCGGGGCGGCGCTGTCCGTGGTGTCGGTGGTCGGTGTGCCGGTCACGTTCGCGGCGACCGGTGAACGGATGGAGGATCTGGAGCCGTTCAGGCCCGACCGGCTGGTTTCGCGCCTTCTGGGCATGGGCGACGTGCTGAGCCTCGTCGAACGGGCCGAGCAGGCGATTACCCGGGACGACGCCGCCTCGATGGCGACGCGCATCCGGCGCAACGAGCTCACGCTCGACGATCTCAAGCAGCAGATGCGGGCCGTCGGTCGGATGGGGCCGCTGAACCAGGTCCTCGGCATGATTCCGGGGCTCGGCTCGCGGATCCCCGAGGGGGAGGTCGATGCGAGCGTGATGACCCGCATGGTGGCCATCATCGATTCGATGACCGCGCAGGAGCGCCGAGCCCCGGCGGTCATGAACGGGAGCCGGCGGCGCCGCGTGGC
This region includes:
- a CDS encoding signal recognition particle protein, with protein sequence MFQVLGSRLQDVFGSLRREVRLTPEAVERTLREIRLALLEADVNFKVVKAFIDRVRDRATERAVLDSLTPSQQVVAIVRDELLQLFGESRAGISAAADRPQVVLLVGLQGSGKTTTTAKLGRWLSGQGRHPLLVSTDVRRPAAIEQLAVLARDAGLRIHEGDSGDPVRRATAAVSEARQLGFDVLLVDTAGRLHLDEEMMHEIVAIRDVVKPSDLLFVADAMTGQDAVRSAGEFNHRLGVTGVVLTKLDGDARGGAALSVVSVVGVPVTFAATGERMEDLEPFRPDRLVSRLLGMGDVLSLVERAEQAITRDDAASMATRIRRNELTLDDLKQQMRAVGRMGPLNQVLGMIPGLGSRIPEGEVDASVMTRMVAIIDSMTAQERRAPAVMNGSRRRRVARGSGTTVQDVNRLLRQFAEMRKMLKTVGGRSRRKGKRRRMALPTMQ